A DNA window from Nitrospiria bacterium contains the following coding sequences:
- a CDS encoding SHOCT domain-containing protein — translation MEKNSLGLPLIIGISMVTLLACGPKVITTKIHEDPSFKVYLIQTPKNEDPLPAPPYQHPLQFDESQMEQLLGSIQIQYSKRKLSRLFSNKKPDQEPAFSEEEIKHLALPMARAFGQATPKDKIHFQLDHRVSVFRGGRSTGVLFAKNDRLHFILGNYRYIPGVKRTDIYREINDRIQKPSVGVDNPLNTKDIGNVSLTPSSFQKLHEIEEEKLNGRWLAIDYTQLLQSPSPAQEEKTPKVHLNLTLPSAPKGEPSLEERLRTLKQWREEGLISEEEYSEKKQDLLKEF, via the coding sequence TTGGAAAAAAATTCATTAGGGTTGCCCCTTATAATCGGAATTTCGATGGTCACCCTTTTGGCATGCGGGCCAAAAGTCATTACCACCAAAATCCATGAAGACCCCTCTTTCAAGGTTTATCTTATACAAACCCCAAAAAATGAGGACCCCTTGCCGGCCCCTCCCTACCAGCATCCACTTCAATTCGACGAAAGTCAAATGGAACAGCTATTGGGATCCATTCAGATTCAGTATTCCAAAAGGAAATTAAGCCGCCTTTTCTCAAATAAAAAACCTGACCAAGAGCCTGCATTTTCAGAAGAGGAAATTAAACATTTGGCTCTTCCCATGGCCCGGGCTTTTGGCCAAGCCACTCCAAAGGACAAAATTCATTTTCAGTTGGATCACCGGGTTTCTGTTTTTAGGGGAGGAAGATCCACAGGGGTCCTGTTTGCAAAAAATGATCGGCTTCATTTTATTCTTGGAAATTACCGGTACATTCCAGGGGTCAAAAGAACAGATATTTACCGGGAAATCAATGACCGGATCCAAAAACCAAGCGTGGGGGTGGACAATCCTCTCAACACAAAAGATATCGGAAATGTTTCACTGACCCCGAGTTCTTTTCAAAAACTCCATGAAATTGAGGAAGAAAAACTGAACGGGCGTTGGCTGGCCATCGATTATACCCAGCTTTTACAAAGCCCCAGCCCTGCACAAGAGGAGAAAACCCCCAAGGTTCATTTGAACCTAACCCTTCCTTCTGCCCCCAAAGGAGAACCCTCTCTTGAAGAACGTCTTAGAACCTTAAAACAATGGAGGGAGGAAGGCCTCATTAGCGAAGAAGAATATTCAGAAAAAAAACAGGATTTATTAAAAGAGTTTTAA
- the traF gene encoding conjugal transfer protein TraF: MLKIKMGSLIGIFLSLFFLLLGGEGVALDNFLVGPRAMGMAGANVASVSDTTAQYYNPAAFGFFSYKDSNGDQMVSDNNGLNRKDWGLDANAGAGYRLHQDFGSFLDNLSKIDHDGLSTTGIQNQTDLTNLVNLVNDLAGLDDPGNAITVDATGGFGFRVLHFGIGARMFSQATGRVLNLDTTNLGINLTGADLSADINSVTITGNDGLTTLFTPAQQAQLSTAGLDAAAIQQLDFLARQQGVQADQVQGVADILASVSTQSGGTTLQSNTTTAVLQGLALLEIPISYGYALNDHWSFGGSLKLMRGRVYGTQIVVFDKDSGDIIESADDNYEDSFDVGIDLGVMGRYRMVNLGLVARNLNSPSFDGPTVNGTKFDDITVDPQVTAGIAFIPFQTLTLESDFDLTENETSFPGYQTRNLSFGLEWDVFRILALRAGTYKNLAEDDIGWVYTAGVGLNLWLVRFDIAGALTDDKENFDGESIPKEVRVAAQLSVDF; the protein is encoded by the coding sequence ATGTTAAAAATAAAAATGGGTTCTTTGATCGGAATTTTTTTGTCCTTATTTTTTTTGCTGCTGGGGGGGGAGGGGGTTGCTTTAGATAACTTCCTGGTTGGGCCCCGTGCAATGGGGATGGCGGGAGCCAACGTTGCATCGGTTTCGGATACCACTGCCCAATATTATAACCCTGCCGCCTTCGGGTTTTTTTCTTATAAAGATTCCAATGGTGATCAAATGGTTTCCGATAACAACGGTTTAAACCGAAAAGATTGGGGTTTGGATGCCAATGCGGGTGCGGGGTACCGGTTGCATCAGGACTTTGGAAGTTTTCTGGATAACCTTTCAAAGATTGATCATGATGGGTTGAGTACAACGGGGATCCAAAATCAAACGGACCTTACCAATCTGGTTAATCTAGTGAATGATTTGGCGGGCTTAGATGATCCTGGGAATGCCATTACCGTAGATGCAACGGGGGGATTCGGGTTTAGGGTTTTACATTTTGGTATCGGCGCCCGTATGTTTTCCCAAGCCACAGGCCGTGTTCTCAATTTAGACACCACCAATTTGGGAATCAATTTAACCGGTGCAGATCTGAGTGCGGATATTAACAGCGTCACGATTACCGGAAACGATGGTTTAACCACTCTTTTTACTCCTGCACAGCAGGCCCAGCTCAGCACCGCGGGTTTGGATGCGGCCGCCATTCAGCAGTTAGATTTTTTGGCCAGACAACAGGGGGTTCAAGCGGATCAGGTTCAGGGGGTGGCGGATATTTTGGCCAGTGTGTCTACCCAATCCGGAGGAACGACGCTTCAGAGTAATACCACCACAGCTGTCCTGCAGGGGTTGGCCCTGTTGGAAATTCCGATTTCCTATGGTTATGCGTTAAATGATCATTGGTCTTTCGGGGGTAGCTTGAAGCTGATGAGGGGCCGGGTGTATGGGACACAAATTGTGGTATTTGATAAGGATTCAGGGGATATCATTGAGAGTGCCGATGATAATTATGAGGATTCTTTTGATGTTGGAATCGATCTGGGCGTAATGGGCCGGTACCGAATGGTTAACCTGGGTCTTGTTGCTCGAAATCTAAATAGTCCCTCCTTCGATGGGCCAACGGTGAATGGTACAAAGTTTGATGATATAACGGTTGACCCCCAGGTTACCGCAGGAATTGCATTCATTCCTTTTCAAACATTGACCCTGGAGAGCGATTTTGATTTAACGGAAAACGAAACCAGTTTTCCCGGGTATCAAACCCGAAACCTTTCCTTCGGTTTGGAATGGGATGTATTTCGAATTTTGGCGTTGCGGGCCGGGACCTATAAAAATTTGGCCGAAGATGATATCGGCTGGGTCTACACTGCAGGAGTCGGGTTAAATTTATGGCTCGTTCGTTTTGATATTGCCGGGGCCTTAACCGATGATAAAGAGAATTTCGATGGTGAAAGTATTCCAAAAGAGGTTCGTGTCGCCGCTCAACTCAGTGTTGATTTTTAG
- a CDS encoding phosphate-starvation-inducible PsiE family protein has protein sequence MISSGTLMARLEFLEEWGYLTASLSFLLLGMITFIYGWYTFFISFQSGIVESALHLTNNLLFVVILLELFRTLLNFLKSHTVSLEPFLIVGIIAGIRKFLTGGAQLSTLEEIPDAIFHRHLLDMGANVTIIAVLVLAFFFYRKSLQIKEPKG, from the coding sequence ATGATTTCCTCAGGGACTTTGATGGCCCGCTTGGAATTTCTGGAAGAGTGGGGATACTTAACTGCTTCATTGAGTTTTTTGTTGCTGGGAATGATCACTTTTATTTATGGGTGGTATACTTTTTTTATATCCTTTCAATCCGGAATTGTTGAGTCGGCTCTGCATTTGACGAATAATCTTCTTTTTGTGGTAATCCTTTTAGAGCTTTTCCGGACTTTATTGAACTTTTTAAAATCCCACACCGTCAGCTTGGAACCCTTTCTCATTGTAGGGATCATTGCCGGGATCCGAAAATTTTTAACGGGTGGAGCACAGTTGTCTACATTGGAGGAAATTCCGGATGCTATTTTCCATCGCCACCTGTTGGATATGGGAGCCAATGTAACCATTATTGCGGTTTTGGTCCTTGCCTTCTTTTTTTATCGAAAAAGTTTACAGATAAAAGAACCTAAAGGGTGA
- a CDS encoding outer membrane lipoprotein-sorting protein — protein MAVEQLKKVLLFVCAIFFIGGEEAKGQTVSDEGRGIMKKAMDRVYSLEDQTADIIFTLQDDGGKQVKTELSFYWKNYRADPKLQSKTLLITTFPPTEKGESFLLWENKNPDDSEFWMYFPSLRQTRKIQRLSPEDGLRESDLLFEDMTRMQFDQTQFIIMKEGTLKGELCFIIQTTFSHPSPYGKKVFWISKKRGLILKIDYFSSSNQLLKSQNIQWQKIKEVPVWKGSRIKNQQTKRTTTIELKNIKINSGLPERIFTQRNLERGLTR, from the coding sequence ATGGCCGTTGAGCAACTTAAAAAAGTTCTCCTTTTTGTGTGTGCCATTTTTTTTATTGGAGGAGAGGAGGCCAAGGGGCAAACGGTTTCCGATGAAGGACGGGGAATTATGAAGAAAGCCATGGACCGAGTTTATTCCCTGGAGGATCAAACGGCTGATATCATCTTTACCCTGCAGGACGATGGGGGAAAACAGGTAAAAACCGAGCTTTCTTTTTATTGGAAAAATTATAGAGCTGATCCGAAGCTTCAAAGCAAAACCCTTTTAATCACCACATTCCCTCCCACCGAAAAGGGAGAGAGTTTCCTGTTATGGGAAAACAAAAATCCGGATGACTCCGAATTTTGGATGTATTTTCCATCTCTTCGGCAAACCAGAAAAATCCAGCGCCTTTCTCCGGAAGATGGTCTCCGGGAATCTGATCTTTTGTTTGAAGATATGACCCGAATGCAGTTTGATCAAACCCAATTTATAATAATGAAAGAGGGGACCCTGAAGGGGGAACTGTGCTTTATCATTCAAACGACCTTTTCCCATCCTTCACCTTATGGGAAAAAAGTATTTTGGATTTCAAAAAAAAGAGGGTTAATTTTAAAAATCGATTATTTCTCTTCATCCAACCAGTTGTTAAAATCCCAAAACATTCAATGGCAGAAAATAAAAGAAGTTCCGGTTTGGAAAGGTTCTCGGATTAAAAACCAACAAACCAAGCGGACCACCACCATAGAATTAAAAAATATTAAGATCAATTCGGGACTACCCGAACGTATTTTTACCCAAAGAAATTTGGAGCGAGGTTTGACTCGATAA
- a CDS encoding CbbQ/NirQ/NorQ/GpvN family protein has product MADNHKGQEQNIENFRITHPPYYLPVGDEVILFRTAHESRVPLMLKGPTGCGKTRFVEYMAYQLKLPLITVACHEDLTASDLLGRFLLKGEETIWVDGPLTLAAKHGALCYLDEVVEARKDTTVVIHPLTDARRVLPIEKKGQIIEARDEFMLIISYNPGYQSALKDLKQSTKQRFISLEFNYPPAEPEAEIVMHETQVSKELAKSLVKIGEKIRNLKHYGLEEGVSTRLLIYAGQMIQKGIHPRTACEVAIVQPITDDQEMQRSIREIVSTIL; this is encoded by the coding sequence ATGGCAGACAACCATAAGGGCCAGGAACAAAACATTGAAAATTTCCGGATTACCCATCCCCCCTACTATCTGCCCGTTGGGGATGAGGTCATCCTCTTTCGCACTGCCCACGAATCCCGGGTGCCTCTGATGTTAAAGGGACCTACGGGATGCGGAAAAACCCGCTTTGTGGAGTACATGGCCTACCAACTTAAACTGCCCTTGATCACAGTCGCATGCCACGAAGACCTGACCGCTTCGGATTTATTGGGGAGATTTCTCCTCAAAGGAGAGGAAACCATCTGGGTAGACGGTCCTTTAACCCTCGCGGCGAAACATGGGGCTCTATGTTATCTGGATGAGGTGGTAGAGGCCCGGAAGGACACCACCGTTGTGATTCATCCACTGACAGATGCCCGACGGGTCTTACCCATTGAGAAAAAAGGACAAATCATCGAAGCCCGAGATGAGTTCATGCTGATTATCTCTTATAACCCGGGTTACCAGAGCGCTCTCAAGGATCTCAAACAAAGCACCAAACAACGTTTTATTTCCCTCGAATTTAATTATCCTCCCGCAGAACCGGAGGCGGAAATTGTTATGCATGAAACACAGGTTTCCAAAGAATTGGCGAAAAGCCTTGTAAAGATCGGGGAAAAAATCCGGAATCTGAAACATTATGGCTTAGAGGAAGGAGTCAGCACCCGGCTGCTCATCTATGCGGGGCAAATGATTCAAAAAGGCATACATCCTCGAACCGCCTGCGAAGTTGCCATTGTTCAGCCCATCACCGATGACCAGGAAATGCAAAGGAGTATTCGAGAAATCGTCTCGACCATCTTATAA
- a CDS encoding tetratricopeptide repeat protein, which yields MIRFWVVFSLLIMGCTLKEVKEQVLLTPEEEEAYQFNRTGMIDMSMALFEEAIVAFKKASQLAQDYQIRDQSLMYTPTFMTAWSYEKIGEVQEACRYFREFLQNAPKKYIEDTKEQHANAFLTQCIN from the coding sequence ATGATCCGGTTTTGGGTTGTTTTTTCCCTATTGATCATGGGGTGTACTTTAAAGGAAGTAAAAGAACAGGTTTTATTAACCCCTGAAGAAGAGGAGGCCTACCAATTTAACCGGACCGGAATGATAGATATGTCCATGGCCTTGTTTGAGGAGGCCATTGTGGCGTTTAAAAAAGCATCCCAACTTGCCCAGGATTATCAGATTCGGGACCAATCCCTGATGTATACCCCCACCTTTATGACTGCTTGGTCTTATGAAAAAATTGGAGAGGTTCAAGAGGCCTGTCGTTATTTTAGAGAGTTTCTTCAGAACGCTCCTAAAAAATATATTGAAGACACAAAAGAACAGCATGCCAATGCGTTTTTAACCCAATGCATAAATTAA
- a CDS encoding nuclear transport factor 2 family protein yields the protein MTKIRLHKEVFEANEGFYQAFESLDIKLMDRVWAQDDRVQCVHPGWGGLTGWPSVRDSWVRIFNHTLFIKFTVSDLHISGDEGVAWVVCTENIETQAEEPSQKSRILATNIFEKRNDLWKMVHHHGSPVLTNPSISST from the coding sequence ATGACCAAGATCAGGTTGCATAAAGAAGTTTTCGAAGCCAATGAAGGGTTTTATCAAGCCTTTGAAAGCTTGGATATAAAATTAATGGATCGGGTATGGGCCCAGGATGATCGTGTTCAATGCGTTCATCCCGGATGGGGAGGGTTAACGGGCTGGCCATCGGTTCGTGATAGTTGGGTCAGAATTTTTAATCATACACTTTTTATAAAATTTACCGTATCGGATTTGCACATTTCAGGGGATGAAGGGGTGGCGTGGGTGGTCTGTACGGAGAATATTGAAACCCAAGCAGAAGAACCCTCCCAAAAAAGCCGAATTCTCGCCACCAATATTTTCGAAAAACGGAATGATCTTTGGAAAATGGTCCATCACCATGGATCTCCGGTTTTGACGAATCCTTCCATCTCTTCAACATAG